A window of Gossypium raimondii isolate GPD5lz chromosome 7, ASM2569854v1, whole genome shotgun sequence genomic DNA:
TCATCACCAGTGACCAGTGGAGCTCAAACTTCACCTTCTAAACTAGTTTTCTCATGCTCTTTTTGAGTATGTCTTccatttcatcaaaatcatcaTGGATTTTCCTAGATTTTAAATAAACGTAGTTGCATAGCCTCCTGTCATCATGTCGTTGCCGGTCGTTAGGTTATCTTGTTTTCATAGTATGTTGCTCATTTTGTCCGGCTTGTCCTTTTCACGATTCGGGTTGGAAGATAAATGCTCGGAGTGCCACGCATGGTAGATTCAAGATAAGtctcctcttttcttttctttttttgtcttACTTTATTTtgcttccttttttcttttctaatccTTTCATTGATTTGCATGTCATTGTTTGAACAAtcctttactttttttaaaaaaagaattgattgcttttattgattttacGGGTAATTGGTTTTGAGGTTGGTAATGGAGATTGGTTGAAGTGGGGCTTGGTGATGGTCTGTTAGGTGTGATGGGTGAGCTAAAATGGTGAAGATGGTGGCGAGAGAGCTTAGATTTAGGGTCTAactggtgtttttttttttgaggggTGATTGTAAGTGGGGGAATGTTTCTAACAGTTGAGAGTAGCTTAGGTTGATGATGGTTGTCAAGGGTCCAAGAGAGAGTTAAGAAAAATGTGATGGTGGGAGAAGTGAATGGTGGTGAACCATGGTGAGATGGTTTGGGGTGGTAATGGTGGTGGCCGGAGAGCTTTAAAGAGAAATAAAGTAACATataaaagtgaccaaaatgtaaatttaaccaaatataaatgattatttttacaatttggcgTATTTGCTAATGGCACCAGCCACGCGTAAACAGTTGAGTGGTAGtttctaagatttttataatttgagttGGACgaacatttcaatttcatccctcTCGTTTTCAtcttataaagaaaaaaaatctatcaaacaaatgtttttgaatGATTGGTACACGTGTTTAAGGGAAGGATGATAGGaggcattcatttcaatttcaaaatatatttttatataatagtCTATTTATATTGCAATACTCCAACTCAAATTACAAAAATCTTAGACCATCACCATGccccattttaataattataattgtattGTAGGGACAAACAATTGTTGTTTACAAAAATTTAGGGTATTGATTTTCATAAGTTAAAAAGAAGCTTATAatgatattgaaaataaataatttaaaaatatgtaacacacatattatatattaaaattaaataatttataattcataattatttcattttattttataatgagattaaaaacgaagaaattttaattacttaaatccCCTTTCCATATTccttacaaatatttaattttttattatttttaatcaaattagatGGTTCTATTTCTCAATCTTTCTGACTTACTCCTATGAAACCAAGGTCGAAAAAAGTAGAACATGTTTTTAGACAAATCAGTAGAAAATTTTTTCTACATGACACGTTTTCTTGTCACCTCAGCTGAAAACACGTTCAACAAGATGCATTTTCTGTTTCTCCCCTTAAAATTGATCTACTTCCTTAAATATcaaaaaatggtaatttttttttaaattgacatTCTTATCAAATTTACCCCAATTTGCTCAGGTCCCTGTACCCTGCCTGTAATAACCAAACTCAAAGTAGGTGGAACATTCTAAAAAAATACGCATAACACCAAAGTTCAAATCAGCAACCAGTGTCCAATGATCTGCAACTCGATTGAATTTCCGCCAAGCAACCAGTGTCCAATGATCTGCAACTCGATTGAATTTCCGCCAAGTGTGCATTAACCGCACTCCATGGCCGCCGGCACAATTGTTGGAGTTGTCGCATCTCCAACTAGGCGTCCCCAACACATTATCACTTTCCAACTCAACCTATCGGAACCTCCTATCCCAAGGAAAACGAAGGCCTTCATATACGGCTCCAGCCTCCACCGGGATCACCGACTCCCCCCCTCCCAGCCAGTCCCTTGCGGGATCTGGAGTGACTCCACCCACTAAAGCTACAGAACCATCAGTCGAGAAAATGAAAACCCTTGatagaaataaaacacataCTCCAAATCTTTCCTGGAAGAACCCTGCTTTGCTTCACATTGACATATAAGTCGATTTGACTGAGAATAGGCCATTGAAGGAGGCTCATCTTTTTAAGTTGATACGCCATATCTTTTTAAGTTGTTGCATAGAGTAGGAATGTGATAAAAATGTGATATAATTGGTTCATAAATCAAATCCTTGAGCCCAACTATCATAATCCATGCCAACTTATAAGCAGCTATACCATTATGGCAGGATTCAAAGTTCTACGGTAAAACAAATGTTTGGTTCATTGAAAGCTCAAAATGTTGAATGACGAATTTTCGATTCATTCcgaaaattttttgaatgaaTATTCAAGGGAGGAGGTGCCGAATTGGCTATTCCAGCCTCTCCATTGAATGacccttctttttctctctgaaAACACCCTTCCTTAAACTGAAATTTCTAAAcgatttcacttttttttttctttcaatatcAACAATCTCAGGCTcaaatcaacttaaaaaaaaaaaaggtaaatcaACTTGAAATGattcaattgattaaaaaaagCCATTTTAATATGCAAAATATTCAAGAGACAAAGAGAGAGCACATGGGCTTTAAGTTTTTGCTGTTACAAGAGGAATTGATGCTTGAAACTTGGTGGAAGCAATGAAAAGATGGAGGAGAGAAAACATGCTTAGAAATCAACACGTGAATAGCGGCAGAAGAAGGGTTTTCAGAACATCCTAGATTGGTGGTTTCTGGCTTAATTTGAGAACATCTTAGATTGGCGACTGGCGGTGGATGATGGCCGAAGGTGGTGGAGGCGGGTTGGATTCTGGGTTAGAAACTGTGTTGAATAATTAAAGATGGGGTTAGAGAAGAGAGAGAAGCGTGAGAACAaagtgaatatatatgtatttttcaaaaagtaaagataaaaaaataaaatgtttctttttaacataaatcatagtaaatataaacttttattgccactaattaattaaatttactaatcatatcaataaaataccatttatttcatgataatatcattttatattgtaattataaaataaaaattctattaattttcaacaaataatttatcataataattttttattttattaataaatataatatatttaaaagtacaaCCTATTAAAagataatgataatttttttttaatttaggaatAAAATTGTCATTTTTACCTTATTCCAtaactcaattcaatccaaccaaataacatttatacttattcaatttaatttccattcTCACGGAATAGCAttccattacagctctattTCATCCGATCCTAGCATCCTAAAACCAGCTCAGGTCCTAAATGTCGCAATCTACACCAGCTTATAAGGCAGTAGGACCATAACAGATGACACCAAAGTCCAAAGCTGACATCAAAGAATTATACCATTGGGAAGGGTATAGGCTCAAAGTTAGTAATTATACCAGGAAAAAGggtaaaacattcaaaatcaataGATACCGGTGAAGTTACAATCTCAAACCCAGCTAACATACTACGAAACAGATTGCAAAACACAGCTTCAAACACATTATTAATTTGTCAGTTGTTCAAAGAAGAAGTCAAAGATAAAAAGTATCCGGGAAAATCGAAAACCTATCGTTGTTGCGCAGATTGTGCATCCTCTTTATCAGACTCCTTACCTTTTTGCAAAGTGGGTGAAGAATTTGAAGCAGAGTTTTCAGCTGTTACAGCACCACTGTCATCATCCTGGTTCTTAAGGAAAGCCGAGAACGATAATGGATTACAGGTGGAACTTGCCTTTTGAAGACCGCGTATTGCTTTCATTGCAGCCAGTGTGCTACGGTAAATATCCAATGTTTCCTCTCCCAGATTCGACGATGAAGCTTCCTGTGAGCGCTTTGCAGTGTTATTTGATGATGGGTTTGGTTCTCCTTGTGGAGTAGATTCAATTACTTCAGCTTCCAGTGGAAAGAGAAGCTCGAGATTTGCCTCACACTCATGAACTAGCCTTGTAAGAGATTCTGTTGTGAAGAAAGGTTGGTGAAGAACAAGCTGAGTGAATTGCAGTCGCAACAATCCCCCGGTTCGTTTATCAtacttctttaaaattttaacaattcctATTGAAGCAGAAGCATGTAGACGCTTTAGAAACTTGCAGGCTACAGATATAAAAACGTAGATGTTGTGATTTCCATACCTGCAAAATTGAGGGCACTGTAATTTTTTAGAAGCACCATCTCCCCATGAATGGTGACAAGATCCTTGCGGATATCCATCATTTCTTCACTAAACTCACTCTCTGATGCAAAAACTCCACCCTTCCCACTACTCTCCTTAATTTGTTCAATTCTTTCCTTCAGCTCCTGTTATAAAGTTACGatcacataaaaaaatattagaaatacaACATCAATGACTTGCAGATAACTTTAATGAAGATTATTGGACTAAGAATCTTAAAAGAACACTCTCAAGCTATGTTACTCtgacatttcatttttcttcaagtaCCCACACAGACTCTCAAGCAGAAGCATGTGCTCAAATCAAATTATGATTTACGGAAAGTTAAAATAGATCAAAAAGATTAGTTGGCCACTTAATCTTTGGGAATAAGAAAGCCATGGCGAGAACGAGAACCAGATTAAAACCAGCTCAATAAGCAAGTAGCATTGCCGAAAGTAACAAAAGATGAACTTGAGGTCAAGGCATATTATGCACAATTGACCAATTTAGATTCTTTAAACAACTCCACTAGATTCAAAGGACTAAAACAAATTTAGCACTATTGAGAGAAATGAACCCACACAAGCTACTCATCTAAAATACATTATACCAATTCCAGAGAATATTGATAAATGGATTTTCATGGAGGTTTTGTTTCAACTTACCAACTTAACAAAAGGAGCACTCAAAATATGTGGAAACTAAGATGCGAACAACATTGTATGGTTATAATCTCCCAGAGATATCTTATTAGCACCATGGAGTACATCAGTtcgaaaaattttaaagcttCAATCATCCATGACCGATTCATAAGACAATGAACTTTCCAAAAATTGCAAGCAATATAGGAATTTTGAGCACAATATAAGAATCAAGGGCATTGAAAACACTGTCATTTTATCTATGCCAAGAATCAAAGTTTCTAAATTCTCATTAACATATGAGCTTTGCTGGAGACAAATAACTGTTCTTAGTCCAAAAATTTGTCAATAACCCAACAATCTATAagctaaaaacaaaacatttactttaaatgaaaaattaagaaaatccCAATAACCCATTAATTCATTTGTAACACAAAATCATGTACTTAACCCCTCcccccaaaagaaaataataaaagcaaaagaAGTGAAGAGAAAAGAGTGGGTAAAAAGGGGGTGGACACCTGAAAGCGAATAACGAACTCTTCTTCTTTATCaacataaaaatcattgaaTTTTTCAAGCTCTTCATTCAGAATTCTAACAAACCAATCTTGCAAATCAAGCGGAGGGTGTTGATGATCATGACCGACGGGAGTAACAGCAGTGTTGGTGGCGTCAGGAAATACAGGCCGTTGATGATGGGGATCAAGCGATGGGGTTGAAGGGATGTTTTTGAGGAGTTTCTTGAGGGGTTTGTAACATAGGAATTTGTCCCTCCACTCAGGTAAAGTCTCCTCTAGATGGGTCTTGAACTCTTTACCAAATTTCATTGAAAACTTATATTTCTATGACAATATCAATGGAGATTTTTTCTGGGGTTTATTTTCTCTAAGTGTTAGTCGATTAAGGAAGAAAATAGAacaattattccaaaaaaatataGACGTAAGCAGGAATTTGGAATCTAATGGAAAATGGAAAacgaaagaaacaaaaataatataaaaattattttaaagtaattattttttaaaattaaattattgtcaTAAGATAATGAAAATAGAACATAACAAAAGagacaaaagtaaaaaaacaaaataaaaacaaacaaagagaCAAACCAACCCCAGCTCTTCGTCtaaataatttgttaattttttaatgataaatttattaatttattcactgaatcaaatcatataatttaaggagaaaaaaataacataCTAGTCGTAAATGGTGAATGATAAGTTCCATCAACACAGTAAAAGTTTTAACCTTAGTATCAATAGAACAACATGATACGTTGACAATTGACTTTGTCATAACCCAAGCACGATATATATTGAGTGATTGCAAACACTTAATACGATAAGAAAATCAGTCTCGGATGATCTAAAGCAACTAGCAAAAATCGACAAAAAAGTCGACCATTCATCAAACTAGAGAGAACTACACCAAAATCATCtttaaaatcacttgtaaaactaagGTTACACGCATAAGCAAGACTAAAAAAATGTGCTtcaaaagcaaataaaaacttataaaattgaaattttattaaacaatggaaaaataaacaaatatatatatatatatatatataacttattaaataatttttaaaattttaatttagatgtttttcaagttttaaaattttagtccttacCATAATGATAACGGTTACATTCATTGaattaagttttgttatttttaaaatatgatgcaacaaacatattatcatatgtgtaataaCATATCACATTATTACTTTTACATATTACTCAATAAAAATTAGTGTATTAATGACTGTCATTTGtgtcaatattgaaatttcaaaattgaaaagtataaaaCCTTAGATTGATCTAATTAGAAGATGTGGATCAAATCTACAATCATTAGCATAAAACAAgactagtaattaaatttaattaaacaaatttaattgctACAGTTTTAAGATTAGGATTAAAATgtcaaaactcaaaaaataaaagaactagaATTGGccaattcaaaaagtataggACTAGAACTGATTAAATTAAAGTGCAAATACAACTTTTGCAAAATAATTGCAGAATTTAACCTAGGTCACTTTAGTAAGTCTGCgttttggtttatttaaaaaattatattttagtctctcaattttaaaaattataaaatggtcactaaactattcaaaagttttcatttaagttattaatttattcaaaagtttttatttaagtaattggtttgttaagtgttttttttttttaaaaaaaaagagaaaaatctaACTAGTGAGCTCCAAGTGATAATTCGACGGTCAATACCCATTGATAAGTAgaaaaacataccttagatccaagccAATCTAATAGTCAGTATCagagatcaaagaagaaaagtgtttgaattttgattcgcAGATTTGTGgtgtttaaaactattttataaatgCATCCGCTGGTAGTGTAGTGAGAGATCAGCTTGGAGATTGGCTTGTCGGATTCAATCATAATTTAGGTGTTTGTTTAGTCTTTGATGCTGAACTCTGGAGTATCTGGGATGGTTTGCTTTTGTTACAACAAAAGGGGTATGTTAAAGCTTTAATTCAAACAGATTGGAGGCACTCAATGCTATTCAAGATGGCTATTTGAGGGTATCAAATTCAATCTTGGTTCAACAAATTAAGCTGATGTTACAGTACAAGGAGCATTGGATAGTTAGACATGTCCCTAGAGAGTGAAATCAAGTTGTCGATCATTTAGCTAAAATGTCTTCTGTTTGGATTGATGGTATGTAGAGAATAACAGGCGCGCCTGGGGAGTTGATTGATCTCCTTGAACAAGGCAAAGCTACTAGTGCTTATGTTCATTTAGTTTGATCTtgttatatctttttatttaaaaaaaaaacactaaattatagaagagaaaggaaagaaaagatcTCGATTGATGTAAGCGGTGCAAACAGAGAAGACCATAGAACAACAATTTTAACAGCTCAATgacttaataaaaaaacttttcaGTGACGTCCAATATATATGAACTGATTAGGGACATGTCTTTCCTCTATTGATTTTGAGTTTTCGAGCACCGACATGGACTTTCCCTGGAGCTCATAGACCGAATCCCAGATCTAAAGAGAATTTACATACCCTGCTTGCTAACCATGGCATCCGTCGTGAATGGATCTGCATCACAACTCTCTCCTAATTTAGAATCATGATATTTGCAGATCAGACTTTCAAATCTGTTTTATAAGAAGAATCCAAAACATTTCCAGTTGGTGGAGCCTAATTCATATACTTGTGTTGGCAAAATTAAGACTTTTATGTTCTAGGTCTCATTATAGT
This region includes:
- the LOC105766416 gene encoding SPX domain-containing protein 4 yields the protein MKFGKEFKTHLEETLPEWRDKFLCYKPLKKLLKNIPSTPSLDPHHQRPVFPDATNTAVTPVGHDHQHPPLDLQDWFVRILNEELEKFNDFYVDKEEEFVIRFQELKERIEQIKESSGKGGVFASESEFSEEMMDIRKDLVTIHGEMVLLKNYSALNFAGIVKILKKYDKRTGGLLRLQFTQLVLHQPFFTTESLTRLVHECEANLELLFPLEAEVIESTPQGEPNPSSNNTAKRSQEASSSNLGEETLDIYRSTLAAMKAIRGLQKASSTCNPLSFSAFLKNQDDDSGAVTAENSASNSSPTLQKGKESDKEDAQSAQQR